From the Conger conger chromosome 14, fConCon1.1, whole genome shotgun sequence genome, one window contains:
- the LOC133109346 gene encoding high affinity immunoglobulin gamma Fc receptor I-like isoform X2: MYEFTTAALHLVLLLFVQETETSARAVLTADPQGSDVWLQETVRLNCKVEDSDPFTRWEYSWKKLREAEEPTPYSYTGEGSAVYILNQVVESDSAQYWCEAKAENRTIISTPYTLTVTSPPPAVLTLEPAWRTFYPSEKVTLKCDIQSQQTEWRYQWYKDGESRNSASSRSTNEFTIPALDLSHRGRYYCRGGIPGRAVSTEKSNYVTLTVDALPTVVLALQTSWTNFFNGERVTLHCDIQGGSPVWVYNWYRGEKELPVDTNKDTYEILSADQSDSGTYTCKGQHKERELYTGSSNTIKVKVSAPPPAVLTLEPAWRTFYPSEKVTLKCDIQSQQTEWIYQWYRDGESRDSAPSRSTNGFTIPALDLSHRGRYYCRGGIPGRAVSTEKSNYVTLTVDAPPPAVLTLEPA; encoded by the exons ATGTATGAATTCACCACGGCAGCAt TACACCTAGTCCTGCTTTTGTTTGTACAGGAGACAG AGACCAGTGCTCGGGCTGTCCTGACTGCTGATCCACAAGGGTCAGACGTGTGGTTACAGGAGACTGTGCGTCTCAACTGTAAGGTAGAGGATTCAGATCCATTCACCCGATGGGAGTACTCCTGGAAGAAGTTaagagaagcagaagagccCACACCCTACTCCTATACTGGAGAAGGCTCTGCTGTTTACATCCTGAACCAGGTGGTGGagtctgacagtgctcagtatTGGTGTGAAGCAAAGGCTGAAAATCGCACGATAATCAGCACTCCGTATACTCTGACAGTGACAT CTCCACCGCCTGCTGTGCTGACCCTGGAGCCTGCATGGAGGACGTTCTACCCCTCTGAGAAAGTCACTCTGAAATGTGACATTCAGAGCCAGCAGACTGAGTGGAGATATCAGTGGTACAAGGACGGAGAGTCTCGTAACAGTGCATCCTCCAGAAGCACAAATGAGTTCACAATCCCAGCTCTAGATCTGTCACACAGGGGAAGATACTACTGTAGAGGGGGAATACCAGGAAGAGCTGTTTCCACTGAAAAGAGCAACTATGTGACACTGACTGTAGATG CTCTCCCAACTGTGGTTCTGGCTCTACAGACGAGTTGGACAAATTTCTTTAACGGAGAGAGAGTGACTCTGCACTGTGACATTCAGGGAGGCTCTCCTGTGTGGGTGTATAATTGGTACAGAGGTGAAAAAGAACTTCCTGTGGACACGAATAAGGACACCTATGAGATCCTGTCTGCCGATCAGTCAGACTCAGGAACCTACACATGTAAAGGACAGCATAAAGAAAGAGAACTGTATACTGGCAGCAGCAATACAATTAAAGTGAAAGTTTCTG CTCCACCGCCTGCTGTGCTGACCCTGGAGCCTGCATGGAGGACGTTCTACCCCTCTGAGAAAGTCACTCTGAAATGTGACATTCAGAGCCAGCAGACTGAGTGGATCTATCAGTGGTACAGAGACGGAGAGTCTCGTGACAGTGCGCCCTCCAGAAGCACAAATGGGTTCACAATCCCAGCTCTAGATCTGTCACACAGGGGAAGATACTACTGTAGAGGGGGAATACCAGGAAGAGCTGTTTCCACTGAAAAGAGCAACTATGTGACACTGACTGTAGATG CTCCACCGCCTGCTGTGCTGACCCTGGAGCCTGCATGA
- the LOC133109346 gene encoding high affinity immunoglobulin gamma Fc receptor I-like isoform X1 — translation MLIMLNACFIKPFHILSFHWANLSPLETSARAVLTADPQGSDVWLQETVRLNCKVEDSDPFTRWEYSWKKLREAEEPTPYSYTGEGSAVYILNQVVESDSAQYWCEAKAENRTIISTPYTLTVTSPPPAVLTLEPAWRTFYPSEKVTLKCDIQSQQTEWRYQWYKDGESRNSASSRSTNEFTIPALDLSHRGRYYCRGGIPGRAVSTEKSNYVTLTVDALPTVVLALQTSWTNFFNGERVTLHCDIQGGSPVWVYNWYRGEKELPVDTNKDTYEILSADQSDSGTYTCKGQHKERELYTGSSNTIKVKVSAPPPAVLTLEPAWRTFYPSEKVTLKCDIQSQQTEWIYQWYRDGESRDSAPSRSTNGFTIPALDLSHRGRYYCRGGIPGRAVSTEKSNYVTLTVDAPPPAVLTLEPA, via the exons atgctGATAATGCTGAATGCTTGTTTTATCAAGCCATTCCACATCCTTTCTTTTCACTGGGCCAATCTCTCTCCACTAGAGACCAGTGCTCGGGCTGTCCTGACTGCTGATCCACAAGGGTCAGACGTGTGGTTACAGGAGACTGTGCGTCTCAACTGTAAGGTAGAGGATTCAGATCCATTCACCCGATGGGAGTACTCCTGGAAGAAGTTaagagaagcagaagagccCACACCCTACTCCTATACTGGAGAAGGCTCTGCTGTTTACATCCTGAACCAGGTGGTGGagtctgacagtgctcagtatTGGTGTGAAGCAAAGGCTGAAAATCGCACGATAATCAGCACTCCGTATACTCTGACAGTGACAT CTCCACCGCCTGCTGTGCTGACCCTGGAGCCTGCATGGAGGACGTTCTACCCCTCTGAGAAAGTCACTCTGAAATGTGACATTCAGAGCCAGCAGACTGAGTGGAGATATCAGTGGTACAAGGACGGAGAGTCTCGTAACAGTGCATCCTCCAGAAGCACAAATGAGTTCACAATCCCAGCTCTAGATCTGTCACACAGGGGAAGATACTACTGTAGAGGGGGAATACCAGGAAGAGCTGTTTCCACTGAAAAGAGCAACTATGTGACACTGACTGTAGATG CTCTCCCAACTGTGGTTCTGGCTCTACAGACGAGTTGGACAAATTTCTTTAACGGAGAGAGAGTGACTCTGCACTGTGACATTCAGGGAGGCTCTCCTGTGTGGGTGTATAATTGGTACAGAGGTGAAAAAGAACTTCCTGTGGACACGAATAAGGACACCTATGAGATCCTGTCTGCCGATCAGTCAGACTCAGGAACCTACACATGTAAAGGACAGCATAAAGAAAGAGAACTGTATACTGGCAGCAGCAATACAATTAAAGTGAAAGTTTCTG CTCCACCGCCTGCTGTGCTGACCCTGGAGCCTGCATGGAGGACGTTCTACCCCTCTGAGAAAGTCACTCTGAAATGTGACATTCAGAGCCAGCAGACTGAGTGGATCTATCAGTGGTACAGAGACGGAGAGTCTCGTGACAGTGCGCCCTCCAGAAGCACAAATGGGTTCACAATCCCAGCTCTAGATCTGTCACACAGGGGAAGATACTACTGTAGAGGGGGAATACCAGGAAGAGCTGTTTCCACTGAAAAGAGCAACTATGTGACACTGACTGTAGATG CTCCACCGCCTGCTGTGCTGACCCTGGAGCCTGCATGA